The following are encoded in a window of Streptomyces sp. SAT1 genomic DNA:
- a CDS encoding DUF2264 domain-containing protein, with amino-acid sequence MPAPHFPLPPTDRVRSPLTGWTRAHWEALADRQLAALLPYATPGFAQYRLPGRASWSGVVSDGLEGFARTFLLASFRIAGAGGEDDREGTDPTAVSHLIERYTRGLTTGTDRDSDEAWPVLTDCSQQMVEAASVALALHETRPWIWDRLDSRVQERVVDWFSGFVGARTWDNNWRLFQVVSEQFLASVGAPYSQEDIDAGLDRIEDWYVGDGWYTDGDGRNFDYYIGWAMHLYPLLWARMAGPDGDGGRGAVYRERLAQFLTTYPQFFGADGAPVHQGRSLTYRVAATAPVWLGALADCTPLAPGLTRRLASGAARHFAERGVPDERGLLPLGWYGTFLPATQAYSGPASPYWASKGFLGLLLPADHPVWTDRELPLPVEQSTQYTALPAPGWLLHGTPHDGVVRLVNHGSDHNPPDGPGSDDPHYAKLAYSTATAPESAPHAWARTVDNHIALLSADGIPSRRRRILPLACAGRRASSRHLTQLPGSDEEFSIESTSVLHGPWELRVHRVRAPEGVTVREGGYAVADGARPQVERGPGWALARTESGLTSAVAALYGWDEDAGVAREAEANACGPHSATPYLRAVRHPGGESVHVTLVVLTRDVVHPWVLRESVRCERGDDGLVTVTFPDGETVTV; translated from the coding sequence ATGCCCGCCCCGCACTTCCCCCTCCCGCCCACCGACCGTGTCCGCTCGCCCCTGACCGGCTGGACGCGGGCGCACTGGGAGGCCCTGGCCGACCGGCAGCTCGCGGCCCTGCTGCCCTACGCCACTCCCGGTTTCGCGCAGTACCGGCTGCCGGGCCGGGCCAGTTGGTCAGGGGTCGTCTCGGACGGCCTCGAAGGGTTCGCTCGGACATTTCTGCTGGCCTCCTTCCGGATCGCGGGCGCGGGCGGCGAGGACGACCGCGAGGGCACTGATCCCACGGCCGTCTCCCATCTCATCGAAAGGTACACGCGGGGTCTGACAACGGGCACGGACCGTGACAGCGACGAGGCCTGGCCCGTGCTCACCGACTGCTCCCAGCAGATGGTGGAGGCCGCCTCGGTCGCGCTCGCCCTGCACGAGACCCGTCCCTGGATCTGGGACCGGCTCGACTCCCGGGTGCAGGAGCGGGTCGTCGACTGGTTCTCCGGCTTCGTCGGCGCCCGGACCTGGGACAACAACTGGCGTCTCTTCCAGGTGGTGTCGGAGCAGTTCCTCGCCTCGGTCGGCGCGCCGTACAGCCAGGAGGACATCGACGCCGGGCTCGACCGGATCGAGGACTGGTACGTCGGCGACGGCTGGTACACGGACGGCGACGGCCGCAACTTCGACTACTACATCGGCTGGGCGATGCACCTGTACCCGCTCCTGTGGGCCCGCATGGCGGGACCGGACGGGGACGGCGGGCGCGGCGCCGTCTACCGGGAGCGGCTGGCCCAGTTCCTCACCACCTACCCGCAGTTCTTCGGCGCGGACGGCGCGCCGGTGCACCAGGGCCGGTCCCTGACGTACCGCGTCGCGGCGACGGCGCCGGTCTGGCTGGGCGCGCTCGCCGACTGCACCCCGCTCGCCCCGGGCCTGACCCGGCGCCTCGCCTCGGGCGCGGCCCGGCACTTCGCCGAGCGGGGGGTGCCGGACGAGCGGGGGCTGCTGCCGCTGGGCTGGTACGGGACGTTCCTGCCCGCTACGCAGGCGTACTCGGGGCCAGCGTCGCCGTACTGGGCGAGCAAGGGGTTCCTCGGCCTGCTGCTGCCCGCCGACCATCCGGTGTGGACGGACCGTGAACTGCCGCTCCCCGTCGAGCAGTCCACGCAGTACACGGCTCTGCCCGCGCCGGGCTGGCTGCTGCACGGCACCCCGCACGACGGAGTCGTCCGCCTGGTCAACCACGGCAGCGACCACAACCCGCCGGACGGACCGGGGAGCGACGATCCCCACTACGCCAAGCTCGCCTATTCCACGGCCACCGCGCCGGAGTCGGCGCCGCACGCCTGGGCCCGCACGGTCGACAACCACATCGCGCTGCTCTCCGCCGACGGCATCCCCTCACGGCGCCGCCGCATCCTCCCGCTCGCCTGCGCGGGACGCCGGGCGTCGTCGCGTCACCTCACGCAACTCCCCGGTTCTGACGAGGAGTTCTCGATCGAGTCGACCAGTGTGCTGCACGGTCCGTGGGAGCTGCGCGTGCACCGGGTGCGGGCACCCGAGGGCGTGACGGTGCGCGAGGGAGGATACGCGGTCGCCGACGGTGCGCGTCCCCAGGTGGAGCGGGGGCCCGGCTGGGCGCTGGCCCGTACGGAGTCGGGGCTGACCAGCGCCGTGGCCGCGCTGTACGGCTGGGACGAGGACGCGGGCGTCGCGCGCGAGGCCGAGGCCAACGCCTGCGGTCCCCATTCGGCGACGCCGTACCTGCGCGCTGTGCGCCACCCGGGCGGGGAGAGCGTCCATGTGACCCTGGTGGTGCTGACCCGCGACGTCGTGCACCCCTGGGTCCTGCGCGAGTCGGTCCGGTGCGAGCGCGGGGACGACGGGCTGGTGACGGTCACGTTCCCGGACGGCGAGACGGTCACGGTCTGA
- a CDS encoding class I SAM-dependent DNA methyltransferase, with protein sequence MEQAEQAEQAELSEIWDEDTAQSYDTPGSGMFAPEVLGPAVEFLARLAGDGTAVEFAVGTGRVAVPLAERGVPVTGIELSRPMVERLRSKADEATIPVVIGDMATTVVPGEHTLVYLVYNTISNLLTQAEQVECFRNAARHLAPGGRFVVELWVPELRKLPPGQAATVWQSEPGYIGLDTYDTLRQRVVSHHFRFDETRQARLARSPHRYIWPAELDLMAQLTGLEREARYADWTGAEFTAESRSHVSVYRLPEPR encoded by the coding sequence ATGGAGCAGGCAGAGCAGGCAGAGCAGGCAGAGCTGTCGGAGATCTGGGACGAGGACACCGCGCAGAGCTACGACACACCCGGTTCGGGCATGTTCGCGCCGGAGGTCCTGGGACCGGCCGTCGAGTTCCTGGCCCGGCTCGCGGGGGACGGGACGGCGGTCGAGTTCGCCGTCGGCACCGGCCGCGTGGCCGTTCCGCTCGCGGAGCGGGGAGTCCCGGTCACCGGCATCGAACTGTCACGGCCGATGGTGGAGCGGCTGCGCTCCAAGGCGGACGAGGCGACGATCCCGGTGGTCATCGGTGACATGGCGACGACCGTCGTACCGGGGGAGCACACCCTCGTCTACCTCGTCTACAACACGATCTCCAACCTGCTCACCCAGGCCGAGCAGGTCGAGTGCTTCCGCAACGCCGCCCGCCACCTCGCACCCGGCGGGCGGTTCGTGGTCGAACTGTGGGTGCCCGAGCTGCGCAAGCTCCCCCCGGGCCAGGCCGCCACCGTCTGGCAGTCCGAGCCCGGCTACATCGGCCTGGACACCTACGACACCCTGCGGCAGCGGGTCGTCTCGCACCACTTCCGCTTCGACGAGACCAGGCAGGCGCGGCTGGCCCGCAGCCCGCACCGCTACATCTGGCCGGCCGAACTCGACCTCATGGCCCAACTGACCGGTCTCGAACGGGAAGCCCGGTACGCGGACTGGACGGGAGCCGAGTTCACCGCCGAGTCACGGTCCCATGTCTCCGTGTACCGGCTCCCGGAGCCGCGGTAG
- a CDS encoding SIP domain-containing protein encodes MPTRSPRSVATFPIVLRELTVLRAENITPGMRRLTLGGEQLRAFTRDGLTLPELRTEGFDDHVKFFFTDEHGRLVLPRQNVSSLDWPADGRPVSKDYTPVRFDPDAGEIDFDFVRHEGGIASGWAERVKPGESAWIAGPKMSHSHPEGADWLLVAGDETALPAIGRWLAEMPEGTRAKVFVEIGEDSHRQELPTRADADIVWLSRDGAPAGTTGLLEQAVRDTEWLPGTVFAWVAGEAVTLKGIRRHLVTERQVPREQLDITGYWRRTEPTAAGTPAAEEDEEDDAHERLHELTDLAPGYAIRAAVTLGVFELVASGVRDPRRLAARTGADPATLTALLAYLASLDVLADDGEGGYRLAPVGEELVDDDHSAYEYHLGGAQAALDASFSGLLHTLRTGEAGYRTHDGRTLAGAMTDDPRLAGTARAAVEDHARWVAPGVVGAHDWASVPALTATGHGSATVVNALAKAFPRLRARIVAMPSALRVLREELLDTDVLPRVELVPRASGVPEGAETLLMCRQLEWLPDDDAVQVLTEAGAGLAADGTLVLVEQVTPADPDDIDAVVHHLRLKCAFGSGVRDAEHVARLAERAGLTVRTCRDIGWDHRLWVITPARD; translated from the coding sequence ATGCCCACCCGCAGCCCCCGTTCGGTCGCCACATTCCCCATCGTGCTCAGGGAACTGACCGTGCTGCGCGCCGAGAACATCACCCCGGGAATGCGCCGCCTCACCCTCGGCGGAGAACAGCTCCGCGCCTTCACCCGCGACGGCCTCACCCTGCCCGAACTGCGCACCGAGGGCTTCGACGACCACGTCAAGTTCTTCTTCACCGACGAGCACGGGCGCCTCGTGCTGCCCCGGCAGAACGTCAGCAGCCTGGACTGGCCCGCCGACGGCCGCCCGGTCTCCAAGGACTACACACCGGTGCGCTTCGACCCCGACGCCGGAGAGATCGACTTCGACTTCGTGCGGCACGAGGGCGGCATCGCCTCCGGCTGGGCCGAACGCGTCAAGCCCGGCGAGAGCGCCTGGATCGCCGGACCCAAGATGTCCCACAGCCATCCCGAGGGCGCCGACTGGCTGCTCGTCGCCGGCGACGAGACCGCGCTGCCCGCCATCGGCCGCTGGCTCGCGGAGATGCCCGAAGGCACCCGTGCCAAGGTCTTCGTCGAGATCGGCGAGGACAGCCACCGCCAGGAACTGCCCACCCGCGCCGACGCCGACATCGTCTGGCTCTCCCGCGACGGCGCCCCCGCCGGCACCACCGGCCTGCTGGAGCAGGCGGTCCGGGACACCGAGTGGCTGCCCGGCACCGTCTTCGCCTGGGTGGCGGGCGAGGCCGTCACCCTCAAGGGCATCCGTCGCCATCTGGTGACGGAACGTCAAGTACCGCGCGAGCAACTGGACATCACCGGCTACTGGCGGCGCACCGAACCCACCGCAGCCGGAACCCCGGCGGCCGAGGAGGACGAGGAGGACGACGCCCACGAGCGGCTGCACGAACTGACCGACCTCGCCCCCGGCTACGCCATCCGCGCCGCGGTCACCCTCGGCGTCTTCGAACTCGTCGCCTCCGGCGTCCGCGACCCCCGCCGACTGGCCGCCCGCACCGGCGCCGACCCCGCCACGCTCACCGCGCTGCTCGCCTATCTCGCCTCCCTCGACGTCCTCGCCGACGACGGAGAGGGCGGCTACCGGCTGGCCCCGGTCGGCGAGGAACTCGTCGACGACGACCACTCCGCCTACGAGTACCACCTGGGCGGCGCCCAGGCCGCGCTCGACGCCTCCTTCAGCGGACTCCTGCACACCCTGCGCACCGGCGAGGCCGGCTACCGCACCCACGACGGCCGGACCCTGGCCGGCGCGATGACCGACGATCCCCGCCTGGCCGGCACCGCTCGCGCGGCCGTCGAGGACCACGCCCGCTGGGTCGCCCCCGGCGTCGTCGGCGCCCACGACTGGGCCTCGGTGCCCGCGCTGACCGCGACCGGACACGGTTCGGCCACCGTCGTCAACGCCCTCGCCAAGGCGTTCCCCCGGCTGCGCGCCCGGATCGTCGCCATGCCCTCCGCCCTGCGGGTGCTGCGTGAGGAACTGCTCGACACCGATGTGCTGCCGCGCGTCGAACTCGTCCCGCGCGCCTCCGGTGTACCCGAGGGCGCCGAGACCCTGCTGATGTGCCGGCAGCTGGAGTGGCTGCCCGACGACGACGCCGTACAGGTCCTCACCGAGGCCGGTGCCGGACTGGCCGCCGACGGCACACTGGTCCTGGTGGAACAGGTGACACCGGCCGACCCCGACGACATCGACGCCGTCGTGCACCATCTGCGTCTCAAGTGCGCCTTCGGCTCGGGCGTCCGGGACGCGGAACACGTCGCCCGCCTCGCCGAGCGCGCGGGTCTGACGGTGCGCACCTGCCGGGACATCGGCTGGGACCACCGCCTGTGGGTCATCACCCCGGCGCGGGACTGA
- a CDS encoding ABC transporter substrate-binding protein, whose amino-acid sequence MNRLTRAAGRRGAVRTLLAVATALALATGCSGSGDGKTGSEPAATAAGSAAFPVKLTNAWGTTEVAKKPVRVATVSDGDTDIALALGIVPVITPDAEDGGPVPEYKQQAIDKLGKSKLKTYDDTDGTDYEAVAEAAPDVILGVNTWAMNTDYAKLKPIAPVVTYADKKDADTLTWQDRLKIAAKALGMTDKAEQIIAANEKAFTDAAAAHPEFKGKTYTYAVVHPEQITYASYADQDPGVFEGLGLTKAPNAKKYSADKNAVSLENLDELEADVLLITYPFGDNGLVSASELEKNKLFASLKVVKGKHYAVVPSENTLASAVAYPDALSSPWVAQKLTPILADAVAGK is encoded by the coding sequence GTGAACCGCCTGACCAGAGCGGCCGGCCGCCGCGGCGCCGTACGCACCCTCCTCGCCGTCGCCACGGCCCTGGCCCTCGCCACCGGCTGCTCGGGATCCGGGGACGGCAAGACCGGCTCCGAGCCCGCGGCCACCGCGGCCGGTTCCGCGGCGTTCCCCGTCAAGCTCACCAACGCCTGGGGCACCACCGAGGTCGCCAAGAAGCCGGTCCGGGTCGCCACCGTCTCCGACGGCGACACCGACATCGCCCTCGCCCTCGGCATCGTCCCGGTGATCACCCCGGACGCCGAGGACGGCGGCCCCGTCCCCGAGTACAAGCAGCAGGCCATCGACAAGCTCGGCAAGTCCAAGCTCAAGACGTACGACGACACCGACGGAACCGACTACGAGGCCGTCGCCGAAGCCGCCCCGGACGTCATCCTCGGCGTCAACACCTGGGCGATGAACACCGACTACGCCAAGCTCAAGCCCATCGCCCCCGTCGTCACCTACGCCGACAAGAAGGACGCCGACACCCTCACCTGGCAGGACCGGCTGAAGATCGCCGCCAAGGCGCTCGGCATGACCGACAAGGCCGAACAGATCATCGCCGCCAACGAGAAGGCGTTCACCGACGCGGCCGCGGCCCACCCCGAGTTCAAGGGCAAGACGTACACCTACGCGGTCGTCCACCCCGAGCAGATCACCTACGCCTCCTACGCCGACCAGGACCCCGGCGTCTTCGAGGGACTCGGCCTGACCAAGGCGCCCAACGCCAAGAAGTACAGCGCCGACAAGAACGCCGTCAGCCTGGAGAACCTCGACGAACTGGAGGCCGACGTCCTGCTCATCACCTACCCGTTCGGCGACAACGGACTGGTGTCCGCCTCCGAACTGGAGAAGAACAAGCTCTTCGCGTCCCTGAAGGTGGTCAAGGGCAAGCACTACGCCGTCGTACCCTCCGAGAACACCCTCGCCTCCGCCGTCGCCTACCCCGACGCGCTCAGCTCGCCCTGGGTCGCCCAGAAGCTGACGCCGATCCTGGCCGACGCCGTCGCCGGCAAGTAG
- a CDS encoding ABC transporter ATP-binding protein, which produces MNEQPLTTGPHTLQARGITAGYGDAPVIEELSLTVETGRVTALVGPNACGKSTLLKSVARLLPVSQGSVLLDGADIHSLRTREVARRLGILPQSPIAPESITVGDLVWRGRHPHRRFGQRRTEADDLLIAEALAATGTAELIDRPVDALSGGQRQRVWIALALAQDTPTLLLDEPTTYLDIAHQIEVMDLLADLNERTGKTIVLVSHDLNQAALYAHTIVAMRDGRIVRQGPPADVLDERTVAEVFGLDCVVVPHPRTDRPQIFPLGSRHLIQENRT; this is translated from the coding sequence GTGAACGAACAGCCCCTCACCACCGGGCCGCACACGCTCCAGGCGCGCGGCATCACCGCCGGATACGGCGACGCCCCCGTCATCGAGGAACTGTCGCTCACCGTCGAGACCGGACGCGTCACCGCCCTCGTCGGCCCCAACGCCTGCGGCAAGTCCACCCTGTTGAAGTCCGTCGCCCGGCTGCTGCCCGTCAGCCAGGGCTCGGTGCTGCTCGACGGCGCCGACATCCACTCCCTGCGCACCCGGGAAGTGGCCCGCCGGCTCGGCATCCTGCCGCAGTCCCCGATCGCACCCGAGTCCATCACCGTCGGCGACCTGGTGTGGCGGGGCCGCCACCCGCACCGCCGGTTCGGGCAGCGCCGCACCGAGGCCGACGACCTGCTGATCGCCGAGGCGCTGGCGGCCACCGGCACCGCCGAGCTGATCGACCGCCCGGTCGACGCCCTCTCCGGCGGCCAGCGTCAGCGCGTGTGGATCGCCCTCGCCCTGGCCCAGGACACCCCGACCCTGCTGCTCGACGAGCCCACCACCTATCTGGACATCGCGCACCAGATCGAGGTGATGGACCTGCTGGCCGACCTGAACGAACGCACGGGCAAGACCATCGTCCTCGTCTCCCACGACCTCAACCAGGCGGCCCTGTACGCGCACACGATCGTCGCCATGCGCGACGGACGCATCGTGCGCCAGGGCCCGCCGGCAGATGTGCTCGACGAACGCACCGTGGCCGAGGTCTTCGGCCTGGACTGCGTCGTCGTGCCCCACCCCCGCACCGACCGGCCCCAGATCTTCCCGCTGGGCAGCCGCCACCTCATCCAGGAGAACAGAACGTGA
- a CDS encoding FecCD family ABC transporter permease — MATAIRDIPSAPTVSPRATAARLRARRRAHNRRTAVVTAVLAVFLLGFTTASVLLGGVAHIAAADVLPAALGLRTGLADYLIFQLRMPRALAALLSGALFGLAGALYQRIVRNPLATPDIVGISAGAGAGAATVLLLAPAAFTSGPPLAALAGAFTLLGAVYALSHRGGVDTYRLVLVGIGLSAVCTAYTNYLFTIADQNDLAVVMRWLIGSTNGADWQGVRTLALGLAGCLVCTALLYRPLSGMALGDQLATGLGTRVRPARAAALLVGAAAAALATSVVGPIGFVSLISGPIAGRLVGGERALALAPLVGAVLVVGADVLAQNAPLISPVPTGVLTALLGAPYFVWLILRRRHGAVS; from the coding sequence ATGGCGACCGCGATCCGCGACATACCGTCCGCACCCACCGTCTCCCCACGGGCCACCGCCGCCCGGCTGCGCGCCCGGCGCCGCGCGCACAACCGCAGGACCGCCGTGGTCACCGCCGTGCTCGCCGTGTTCCTGCTCGGCTTCACCACCGCCTCCGTCCTGCTCGGCGGGGTCGCCCACATCGCCGCCGCCGACGTCCTGCCCGCCGCCCTCGGCCTGCGCACCGGACTCGCCGACTACCTCATCTTCCAGCTGCGCATGCCCCGCGCCCTGGCCGCCCTGCTGTCCGGCGCCCTGTTCGGGCTCGCCGGCGCCCTCTACCAGCGGATCGTCCGCAACCCGCTGGCCACCCCGGACATCGTCGGCATCTCGGCCGGCGCCGGCGCGGGCGCCGCCACCGTGCTGCTGCTCGCTCCCGCCGCCTTCACCTCCGGCCCGCCACTCGCCGCGCTGGCCGGGGCCTTCACCCTGCTCGGCGCCGTGTACGCGCTCAGCCACCGGGGCGGCGTGGACACCTACCGGCTGGTCCTGGTCGGCATCGGACTGAGCGCCGTGTGCACCGCCTACACCAACTACCTCTTCACCATCGCCGACCAGAACGACCTCGCCGTGGTGATGCGCTGGCTGATCGGCAGCACCAACGGCGCCGACTGGCAGGGCGTGCGCACCCTCGCCCTCGGCCTCGCCGGCTGCCTGGTCTGCACCGCCCTGCTGTACCGGCCGCTGTCCGGCATGGCACTCGGCGACCAGCTCGCCACCGGTCTCGGCACCCGGGTCCGGCCGGCCCGCGCCGCCGCCCTGCTGGTCGGCGCCGCCGCCGCGGCCCTGGCCACCAGCGTCGTCGGACCCATCGGCTTCGTGTCGCTGATCAGTGGCCCCATCGCGGGCCGGCTGGTCGGCGGCGAACGCGCCCTCGCCCTCGCCCCGCTGGTCGGCGCGGTCCTCGTCGTCGGCGCCGACGTCCTCGCCCAGAACGCGCCCCTGATCAGCCCGGTGCCCACCGGGGTCCTCACCGCGCTGCTCGGCGCGCCCTACTTCGTCTGGCTGATCCTTCGGCGCAGGCACGGAGCCGTCTCGTGA
- a CDS encoding FecCD family ABC transporter permease translates to MTTTSPPVATSPPPARTRFSRGAACMVLAAVAVAATLIASIGLGSRHISPLDIVHILLHPNGDLYNSHVLWTERIPRTFLGLLVGAALGASGLIMQALTMNPLSEPGLLGIEQGAALAVVVGILYLGVTDLQGYFWMALTGAALSAVLVYLIGTRTNTGSSTIGLILAGVALAAVMSSLITLMVVRDDAAYAHLRFWSVGQLTGRAAVLDDVLPFAAAGLLLALPLGRTLNVLSLGDETARGLGVPVERARLAAAAVAVLLCAAATAATGPVAFVGLVAPHCARMLAGPDHRWSLPLSMALGAVLLTGADTAGRLVIDHGEIQVGVMTAAVGTPFFVWLARRRNLVRV, encoded by the coding sequence ATGACAACCACGTCCCCGCCGGTGGCGACGTCGCCACCACCGGCCAGGACCCGCTTCTCCCGGGGCGCCGCCTGCATGGTGCTGGCGGCGGTCGCGGTCGCGGCGACCCTGATCGCGAGCATCGGACTGGGCTCACGCCACATCTCCCCGCTCGACATCGTGCACATCCTGCTCCACCCGAACGGCGACCTGTACAACTCCCATGTGCTGTGGACCGAGCGCATTCCGCGGACCTTCCTCGGGCTGCTGGTCGGCGCGGCACTGGGCGCCTCCGGACTCATCATGCAGGCCCTGACCATGAACCCGCTGTCCGAACCCGGCCTCCTCGGCATCGAGCAGGGCGCGGCCCTGGCCGTCGTCGTCGGCATCCTCTACCTCGGGGTCACCGACCTCCAGGGCTACTTCTGGATGGCACTGACCGGCGCCGCGCTCAGCGCCGTACTGGTCTACCTCATCGGCACCCGCACCAACACCGGCAGCTCCACCATCGGCCTGATCCTGGCCGGGGTCGCCCTGGCCGCCGTGATGTCCTCACTGATCACACTGATGGTCGTGCGCGACGACGCCGCCTACGCCCATCTGCGGTTCTGGTCGGTCGGCCAACTCACCGGCCGCGCCGCCGTGCTGGACGACGTGCTGCCGTTCGCCGCCGCCGGACTGCTGCTCGCCCTGCCCCTCGGCCGCACCCTCAACGTCCTCAGCCTCGGCGACGAGACCGCCCGCGGACTCGGCGTCCCCGTCGAACGCGCCCGCCTCGCCGCCGCGGCCGTGGCCGTCCTGCTGTGCGCCGCCGCCACCGCCGCCACCGGCCCCGTCGCCTTCGTCGGCCTCGTCGCCCCGCACTGCGCCCGCATGCTCGCCGGGCCCGACCACCGCTGGTCGCTCCCGCTGTCCATGGCCCTCGGCGCCGTCCTGCTCACCGGCGCCGACACCGCGGGACGGCTCGTCATCGACCACGGCGAGATCCAGGTCGGCGTCATGACCGCCGCCGTCGGCACCCCCTTCTTCGTATGGCTCGCCCGCCGCCGCAACCTGGTACGGGTGTGA
- a CDS encoding helix-turn-helix transcriptional regulator translates to MSGPAHLGDLVTQSAVRTESAEHTDTGASAHGTPEHTDDSCVTTEGHPVHVHDFHQFLYVPLGRIVVTVRDADHVLSPAVGLWIPAGVPHSARFDPDSLVVSESFEAERYRLPCTRASVVPVGEARRRLLLARMRSSGATPEDTALFAELAGDERRLPLPRPVSTAARAVAVALLRDPGDQRTATEWAEALYTSSTSLRRAFRVETGLSFSEWRTRARLNRSLALLAEGHQVGAVAARVGFVSANGFILAFRRHFDRTPGAYVRERTAPVVG, encoded by the coding sequence ATGTCCGGCCCCGCACACCTGGGGGATCTCGTGACACAGAGCGCGGTTCGGACGGAGTCGGCGGAGCACACGGACACGGGGGCGTCGGCGCACGGAACGCCGGAGCACACGGACGACTCGTGCGTCACGACGGAGGGGCACCCCGTGCACGTGCACGACTTCCACCAGTTCCTGTACGTGCCGCTGGGCCGGATCGTGGTGACGGTGCGGGACGCGGACCATGTGCTGTCTCCGGCGGTGGGCCTGTGGATACCGGCGGGCGTGCCGCACAGCGCGCGCTTCGACCCCGACTCACTGGTGGTCAGCGAGAGCTTCGAGGCCGAGCGCTACCGGCTGCCCTGCACACGTGCGTCGGTCGTGCCCGTCGGAGAGGCCAGAAGGCGGCTGCTGCTGGCCCGTATGCGCAGTTCGGGGGCGACACCCGAGGACACCGCGCTCTTCGCCGAACTGGCGGGCGACGAGCGGCGGCTGCCCCTGCCACGGCCCGTGAGCACGGCGGCCCGCGCGGTGGCCGTGGCACTGCTGCGCGACCCGGGCGACCAGCGGACGGCGACGGAGTGGGCCGAGGCGCTGTACACCAGCTCGACCAGTCTGCGCAGGGCGTTCCGGGTGGAGACCGGACTGTCCTTCTCGGAGTGGCGCACCCGGGCGCGACTCAACCGCTCCCTGGCTCTGCTGGCCGAGGGGCACCAGGTGGGAGCCGTGGCGGCCCGGGTCGGCTTCGTCAGCGCGAACGGCTTCATCCTGGCGTTCCGGCGCCACTTCGACCGGACCCCGGGCGCCTACGTCCGGGAGCGGACGGCGCCCGTCGTCGGATAG
- a CDS encoding MbtH family protein produces MAATNPFEDDDARYLVLVNDENQHSLWPAFAEVPAGWTVVHGEDSRQECLSYVDEHWTDMRPASLAGRS; encoded by the coding sequence ATGGCCGCCACCAACCCCTTCGAGGACGACGACGCCCGCTACCTGGTCCTGGTCAACGACGAGAACCAGCACTCGCTGTGGCCGGCCTTCGCCGAGGTTCCCGCGGGCTGGACCGTGGTCCACGGCGAGGACTCCCGGCAGGAGTGCCTCTCCTACGTGGACGAGCACTGGACCGACATGCGCCCGGCGAGCCTGGCCGGGCGGTCCTGA
- a CDS encoding GNAT family N-acetyltransferase — MTPPPALRPAPTALRPPHPVVVRAAGPGDVAALYRLSRAFARTGELRARSATEYARDTGDFLIAESAAGGVEGCVGLGCGQGAAARTAVVYNFCVAAASQGRGVGTALLATLLAEAAARSVGTVFTATSGGAALFLRHGFTVVDPATAAWPAGLDPRPGSSVLSLRL, encoded by the coding sequence GTGACTCCTCCCCCCGCGCTCCGTCCCGCGCCGACCGCGCTCCGTCCCCCGCACCCGGTGGTGGTGCGCGCGGCCGGACCCGGCGACGTGGCCGCCCTGTACCGCCTCTCGCGCGCGTTCGCCCGTACGGGAGAGCTGCGCGCGCGGTCCGCGACCGAGTACGCACGCGACACGGGCGACTTCCTGATCGCCGAGTCCGCCGCGGGCGGTGTCGAGGGATGTGTGGGGCTCGGATGCGGCCAGGGCGCGGCGGCCCGTACCGCGGTCGTCTACAACTTCTGTGTGGCGGCGGCCAGTCAGGGCCGGGGTGTGGGTACGGCCCTGCTGGCAACGCTGCTCGCCGAGGCGGCGGCCCGCTCGGTCGGCACGGTCTTCACCGCGACCAGCGGCGGGGCCGCCCTCTTCCTGCGGCACGGCTTCACCGTGGTGGACCCCGCCACCGCGGCCTGGCCGGCCGGCCTCGATCCCCGCCCGGGGTCGAGCGTGCTGAGCCTGCGGCTCTGA
- a CDS encoding phosphopantetheine-binding protein codes for MTDTSGPQSFTLDRLRDDLAELLYVEAEEVAVDENVFDQGLDSVRMMTLVEGWRAQGAEVGFAELAQRPTLTDWATLLAPAGAPRAGA; via the coding sequence ATGACCGACACTTCCGGGCCGCAGTCCTTCACCCTCGACCGCCTCCGCGACGACCTCGCCGAGCTCCTCTACGTCGAGGCCGAGGAGGTGGCCGTCGACGAGAACGTGTTCGACCAGGGCCTGGACTCCGTCCGGATGATGACGCTCGTGGAGGGCTGGCGTGCGCAGGGCGCCGAGGTCGGCTTCGCCGAGCTCGCCCAGCGCCCGACCCTCACCGACTGGGCCACGCTCCTCGCCCCCGCAGGAGCGCCCCGTGCGGGTGCGTGA